From Pantoea sp. Ep11b, the proteins below share one genomic window:
- the envZ gene encoding two-component system sensor histidine kinase EnvZ, translated as MKRLRFSPRSSFARTLLLIVTLLFVSLVTTYLVVLNFAILPSLQQFNKVLAYEVRMLMTDRLQLEDGTQLEVPPAFRREIYRELGISLFTNAAAEENGLRWAQHYEFLSEQMGQQLGGPTDVRVEVNKNSPVVWLKTWLSPDIWVRVPLTEIHQGDFSPLFRYTLAIMLLAIGGAWLFIRIQNRPLVDLEHAALQVGRGIIPPPLREYGASEVRSVTRAFNQMAAGVKQLADDRTLLMAGVSHDLRTPLTRIRLATEMMGEQDGYLAESINKDIEECNAIIEQFIDYLRTGQEMQTERADLNSVLGEVVAAESGYEREIENAVMPEELMLDINPLSIKRALANLVVNAARYGNGWIKVSSGRELHRAWFQVEDDGPGIKPDQLAHLFQPFVRGDSARSTSGTGLGLAIVQRIIDAHQGSLEIGESERGGLRIRAWLPLVESMALSHNNGGNSISN; from the coding sequence ATGAAGCGGCTGCGCTTCTCGCCACGCAGTTCATTCGCCCGCACGCTGCTGCTGATCGTGACCCTGCTGTTCGTCAGCCTGGTCACGACCTATCTGGTGGTGCTGAACTTTGCCATCCTTCCCAGCCTGCAGCAGTTCAACAAGGTGCTCGCCTACGAAGTCCGTATGCTGATGACCGACCGGCTGCAGCTGGAAGATGGCACGCAGCTGGAAGTTCCGCCGGCCTTTCGCCGGGAGATCTACCGTGAACTGGGGATTTCGCTGTTTACCAATGCGGCGGCAGAAGAGAACGGCTTGCGTTGGGCGCAGCACTACGAATTTCTGAGCGAGCAGATGGGGCAGCAGCTGGGCGGGCCGACCGATGTACGGGTGGAGGTCAACAAGAACTCCCCGGTCGTCTGGCTGAAAACCTGGCTGTCGCCCGATATCTGGGTGCGGGTGCCGCTGACGGAGATTCATCAGGGCGACTTCTCACCGCTGTTCCGCTATACCCTGGCGATTATGCTGCTGGCGATCGGCGGGGCCTGGCTCTTTATCCGCATCCAGAACCGACCCCTGGTGGATCTGGAACATGCGGCTCTGCAGGTCGGACGCGGCATTATTCCACCGCCGCTGCGCGAATATGGTGCGTCAGAGGTGCGGTCAGTGACCCGCGCCTTTAACCAGATGGCCGCCGGGGTGAAGCAACTGGCTGACGATCGCACGCTGTTAATGGCGGGCGTCAGTCACGATCTGCGCACGCCGCTGACCCGTATTCGTCTGGCCACCGAAATGATGGGCGAGCAGGATGGCTATCTGGCCGAATCGATTAACAAAGATATCGAAGAGTGCAACGCCATCATTGAGCAGTTTATCGACTACCTGCGCACCGGTCAGGAGATGCAGACGGAGCGCGCCGACCTCAACAGCGTGCTGGGCGAAGTGGTCGCTGCGGAAAGCGGCTACGAGCGTGAGATCGAAAATGCGGTCATGCCGGAAGAGCTGATGCTGGATATCAATCCACTGTCGATTAAGCGTGCGCTGGCCAATCTGGTGGTCAACGCCGCACGTTACGGCAATGGCTGGATCAAGGTCAGCAGCGGACGGGAGCTGCATCGCGCCTGGTTCCAGGTGGAGGATGATGGCCCGGGCATCAAGCCGGATCAGCTGGCGCATCTGTTCCAGCCGTTTGTGCGGGGCGACAGCGCCCGCAGCACCAGCGGCACGGGGCTTGGCCTGGCGATTGTGCAGCGTATTATCGATGCGCATCAGGGATCGCTGGAGATTGGCGAGAGCGAACGCGGGGGATTGCGTATTCGCGCCTGGCTACCGCTGGTAGAGAGTATGGCACTGAGCCATAACAACGGCGGCAACAGCATCTCAAACTGA
- the pckA gene encoding phosphoenolpyruvate carboxykinase (ATP), translated as MRVNGLTSQDLAALGIVDTTEVVYNPDYDTLFQEETRPDLEGFARGTLTQSGAIAVDTGIFTGRSPKDKYIVRDDTTRDTLWWNDQGTGKNDNQPLSQETWNALKSCVTRQLSGKRLFVVDAFCGANADSRLSVRFITEVAWQAHFVKNMFIQPDDAELADFTPDFVVMNGARCTNPDWQAQGLHSENFVAFNLTERMQLIGGTWYGGEMKKGLFAIMNYLLPLKGIASMHCSANVGKAGDVAVFFGLSGTGKTTLSTDPDRQLIGDDEHGWDDDGVFNFEGGCYAKTINLSEQAEPEIYRAIRRNALLENVVVREDGSIDYADGSKTENTRVSYPINHIDNIVQPVSKAGHAKKVIFLTADAFGVLPPVSRLTPEQTQYHFLSGFTAKLAGTERGVTAPVPTFSACFGAAFLTLHPTQYAEVLVKRMEASGAQAYLVNTGWNGSGKRISLKNTRAIINAILAGELDDAPTKTLPIFNLQMPVTLGELDSDTLDPRRSWESEEKWTAAANDLAQRFIDNFTKYTDNAAGAALVKAGPQR; from the coding sequence ATGCGCGTTAACGGCCTGACCTCGCAAGACCTTGCCGCTTTGGGCATCGTGGATACCACGGAAGTGGTTTACAACCCTGATTACGACACGCTATTTCAGGAAGAGACGCGCCCGGACCTCGAAGGTTTTGCTCGTGGCACCCTGACGCAGAGCGGTGCGATTGCCGTAGATACCGGGATTTTCACCGGGCGATCGCCTAAGGATAAGTACATCGTACGTGATGACACCACGCGCGATACCCTGTGGTGGAACGATCAGGGCACCGGCAAAAACGACAACCAGCCACTGTCGCAGGAGACCTGGAACGCGCTGAAAAGCTGCGTCACCCGTCAGCTCTCCGGCAAACGCCTGTTTGTGGTGGATGCCTTCTGCGGCGCCAATGCCGATTCGCGTCTGAGCGTGCGTTTTATCACCGAAGTGGCCTGGCAGGCGCACTTTGTGAAGAACATGTTCATTCAGCCGGATGATGCCGAACTGGCCGACTTCACGCCCGATTTTGTGGTGATGAACGGCGCCAGATGCACTAACCCTGACTGGCAGGCGCAGGGGCTGCACTCTGAAAACTTCGTCGCCTTTAATCTCACCGAACGCATGCAGCTGATTGGCGGTACGTGGTACGGCGGCGAGATGAAGAAGGGTCTGTTCGCCATCATGAACTATCTGCTGCCGCTGAAGGGCATCGCGTCGATGCACTGTTCAGCCAACGTCGGCAAAGCGGGTGACGTGGCGGTCTTCTTTGGCCTCTCCGGCACCGGCAAAACCACGCTCTCCACCGATCCCGATCGTCAGCTGATTGGCGATGATGAGCACGGCTGGGACGACGATGGCGTGTTTAACTTCGAAGGCGGCTGCTACGCGAAAACCATCAACCTCTCTGAGCAGGCTGAACCGGAAATCTACCGCGCCATTCGCCGCAACGCGCTGCTGGAAAACGTGGTGGTACGCGAAGATGGCAGCATCGATTACGCCGACGGCAGCAAGACGGAAAACACCCGCGTTTCCTATCCAATCAATCACATCGACAATATCGTGCAGCCGGTCTCTAAAGCGGGCCACGCGAAGAAAGTCATTTTCCTGACCGCCGACGCGTTTGGCGTGCTGCCGCCGGTTTCACGTCTGACGCCGGAGCAGACGCAGTATCACTTCCTGTCAGGCTTCACCGCTAAACTGGCCGGCACCGAACGTGGCGTCACGGCGCCTGTCCCGACCTTCTCCGCCTGCTTTGGCGCGGCTTTCCTGACGCTGCATCCGACGCAGTATGCGGAAGTGCTGGTGAAACGAATGGAAGCGTCTGGTGCGCAGGCTTATCTGGTCAATACCGGCTGGAACGGCAGCGGCAAACGCATCTCCCTGAAGAATACCCGCGCCATTATCAATGCGATCCTGGCGGGTGAGCTGGATGATGCGCCGACGAAAACCCTGCCGATCTTCAACCTGCAGATGCCGGTTACGCTGGGTGAACTGGACAGTGATACGCTCGATCCGCGTCGTAGCTGGGAGAGTGAAGAGAAGTGGACCGCCGCCGCCAACGATCTGGCGCAGCGTTTTATTGATAACTTCACGAAGTACACCGATAACGCCGCAGGTGCTGCGCTGGTGAAAGCCGGCCCGCAACGCTAA
- the hslO gene encoding Hsp33 family molecular chaperone HslO, with protein MSVQDQLHRYLFENAAVRGELVNVSDTWRETVKNHDYPAPVKTLLGEMLVATSLLTATLKFDGEITVQLQGDGPLSLAVINGNNNQELRGVARLKGDIPADSTLKSMVGNGYLVITITPEKGERYQGVVGLEGDTLAACLEDYFMRSEQLPTRLFIRTSDKGAAGILLQVLPAQDTEKEAFEHLATLTETIKTEELIDLPANETLWRLYHQEEVTLYDPQPVIYKCTCSRERCGEVLTTLPQEEVDEIIAEDGKIEMHCDYCGSDYVFDAVDIAAIRSHSHENSDRLH; from the coding sequence ATGTCAGTCCAGGATCAACTGCACCGTTATCTGTTTGAAAATGCCGCTGTGCGCGGCGAGCTGGTGAACGTCTCTGACACCTGGCGTGAAACCGTGAAGAACCATGACTACCCGGCTCCGGTGAAAACCCTGCTGGGTGAGATGCTGGTCGCCACCAGTCTGCTGACCGCCACGCTGAAGTTCGATGGCGAAATCACCGTGCAGCTGCAGGGCGATGGCCCGCTGTCGCTGGCGGTCATTAACGGCAACAACAATCAGGAGCTGCGCGGCGTCGCGCGTCTCAAAGGCGACATTCCCGCTGACAGTACCCTGAAAAGCATGGTCGGCAATGGTTATCTGGTGATCACCATTACCCCGGAAAAGGGTGAGCGTTATCAGGGCGTGGTCGGTCTGGAAGGGGATACCCTGGCGGCGTGCCTGGAAGATTACTTCATGCGCTCAGAGCAGCTGCCGACGCGTCTGTTTATCCGCACCAGCGACAAAGGCGCGGCCGGGATCCTGCTGCAGGTACTGCCTGCGCAGGATACGGAAAAAGAGGCGTTTGAGCATCTGGCCACGCTGACCGAAACCATCAAAACGGAAGAGCTGATCGACCTGCCCGCCAATGAAACGCTCTGGCGTCTCTACCACCAGGAGGAGGTCACGCTCTACGATCCGCAGCCGGTGATCTACAAATGCACCTGTTCACGCGAACGCTGTGGCGAAGTGCTGACCACGCTGCCGCAGGAAGAGGTGGATGAGATTATTGCGGAAGATGGCAAAATCGAAATGCACTGTGACTACTGCGGTTCAGACTATGTGTTTGACGCGGTCGATATTGCCGCTATCCGCAGCCACTCGCACGAAAACAGCGACCGACTACACTGA
- the yrfG gene encoding GMP/IMP nucleotidase, with protein sequence MLNWSEIDTVLLDMDGTLLDLAFDRHFWLEHVPEQLSQQRGIARAEADAIIAEKYQAVAHTLNWYCLDYWAGALALDIRAMTWAMRSRIALRDDTLPFLQALRRMGKRTILLTNAHPYNLDVKLAQTGLAPHLDLLLSTHTFGYPKEDQRLWQAVQQHTGFSAPRTLFIDDSEVILDAAALWGIGGCLGVKNPDSGRPEQIFQRHRATGDYRTLI encoded by the coding sequence ATGCTTAACTGGTCTGAGATTGATACCGTGCTGCTCGACATGGACGGCACGCTGCTGGATCTGGCGTTTGACCGTCACTTCTGGCTGGAGCATGTGCCTGAACAGCTCAGCCAGCAGCGCGGCATCGCCCGGGCAGAAGCCGATGCGATCATCGCGGAAAAGTATCAGGCCGTCGCCCATACGCTAAACTGGTATTGTCTCGATTACTGGGCCGGGGCGCTGGCGCTGGACATCCGCGCCATGACCTGGGCGATGCGCAGCCGGATTGCGCTGCGTGACGATACGCTGCCTTTTTTACAGGCACTGCGGCGCATGGGTAAGCGCACCATCCTGCTGACCAATGCGCATCCTTACAATCTTGACGTCAAACTGGCGCAGACAGGTTTAGCGCCGCACCTTGATTTATTACTTTCCACCCATACCTTTGGGTATCCGAAAGAAGACCAGCGCTTATGGCAGGCGGTACAACAGCACACCGGCTTTTCTGCGCCGCGCACGCTGTTTATCGATGATAGCGAAGTGATTCTGGATGCTGCGGCGTTATGGGGCATCGGCGGGTGCTTAGGCGTAAAAAACCCCGATTCGGGTCGTCCTGAGCAAATCTTTCAGCGTCACCGCGCCACCGGCGATTACCGGACGCTGATCTGA
- the ompR gene encoding two-component system response regulator OmpR, protein MQENYKILVVDDDMRLRALLERYLTEQGFQVRSVANAEQMDRLLTRESFHLMVLDLMLPGEDGLSICRRLRSQSNPMPIIMVTAKGEEVDRIVGLEIGADDYIPKPFNPRELLARIRAVLRRQANELPGAPSQEEAIIAFGKFKLNLGTREMFREDEPMPLTSGEFAVLKALVSHPREPLSRDKLMNLARGREYSAMERSIDVQISRLRRMVEEDPAHPRYIQTVWGLGYVFVPDGSKA, encoded by the coding sequence ATGCAAGAGAACTACAAAATTCTGGTCGTCGATGATGATATGCGTCTGCGTGCACTGCTGGAACGCTATCTCACCGAGCAGGGCTTTCAGGTGCGCAGTGTCGCTAATGCCGAACAGATGGATCGTCTGTTAACCCGTGAATCCTTCCATCTGATGGTGCTCGACCTGATGCTGCCGGGTGAAGATGGCCTCTCTATCTGTCGTCGTCTGCGCAGTCAGAGCAACCCGATGCCGATTATTATGGTGACGGCCAAGGGTGAAGAGGTGGACCGCATCGTCGGGCTGGAAATCGGTGCAGATGACTACATTCCTAAACCGTTTAACCCGCGTGAGCTACTGGCGCGTATCCGTGCCGTGCTGCGTCGTCAGGCCAATGAGCTGCCAGGCGCACCGTCACAGGAAGAGGCGATCATTGCCTTTGGTAAGTTCAAGCTGAACCTTGGCACCCGCGAAATGTTCCGTGAAGATGAGCCGATGCCACTGACCAGCGGTGAGTTCGCGGTGCTGAAGGCGCTGGTCAGCCATCCGCGTGAGCCGCTCTCCCGCGATAAGCTGATGAACCTGGCGCGTGGCCGTGAATACAGCGCCATGGAGCGTTCGATTGACGTTCAGATCTCCCGCCTGCGTCGCATGGTGGAAGAAGATCCTGCGCATCCACGTTATATCCAGACCGTCTGGGGCCTGGGCTACGTCTTTGTGCCGGACGGCAGCAAAGCATGA
- a CDS encoding intracellular growth attenuator family protein — protein sequence MSTIFMILAIVLTCSILAGIGFWYAMRHRPPLAKPLPFISPPCRKLSAQEREAVDKYVAALEKQSRTTVTTDKRRASERLALTAQSNNVYPVTRAITRYGLSTDDPHKWRYYLDEVEVHLPPLWEQYITDENYVELIRTQSIPLVISLNGHSLADYAVDQQSLPTLMRPMSTNASIRKAETENIELLKVRKETPEEYRLSRPDGTREAVMISLAFLLFFFSLLVPASLMIWLVLTGALMIAASLWLLYRIPGERGLRDIHCLRGAPKRWGLFSESNQEQSNITLGIIDLAYPPHWQPYVAHDLGQITDVEIYLNRQVVRQGRFLSLQDEVKNFPIQRWRKNVVLACGSLMVLTLLVTWIPLGMPVKLSLAWARGTDSLEVSSVDKLSGVALNIGDSLKVSGTGMCSVPDNYQSNRSYAYMPFDCSAVYWNNATPLPQPQSDIIDKASALLDTTTKQLHPETNTDPKLNPQLASAIQKSGMILLDDFSDLVMKTQDLCNQPQDCLRLKNALVNLGNAKDWEALMRRADSGQLNGMNVLLRPVSAEALENLVNTATSTFFFRETRRAAENLNSPPPGGFLIVSDEGRQLVNQPQPTVSLFDLDPPSQWRELQRLSAMLLHTPFSASGIITSISTDANGTRHIALHNEPDAMAQWRYLGTVLLLLVLMICGVFNGVLALRRMHRNRQRMIDIQQYYDKCFNHNLGTLQGVRSIF from the coding sequence ATGAGCACAATCTTTATGATCCTGGCCATAGTGCTGACCTGTTCAATCCTGGCAGGTATTGGGTTCTGGTACGCGATGCGGCATCGCCCGCCCCTGGCGAAACCACTGCCATTTATCAGCCCGCCCTGTCGTAAACTCTCTGCTCAGGAGCGGGAGGCCGTCGACAAGTATGTCGCCGCGCTGGAAAAGCAGTCCCGCACTACGGTAACCACCGATAAACGCAGGGCATCTGAACGTCTGGCGCTGACCGCACAGAGCAATAACGTCTATCCGGTTACCCGGGCGATCACCCGCTACGGCCTGTCAACGGACGACCCCCACAAATGGCGCTACTACCTGGATGAAGTCGAAGTTCATCTGCCGCCGCTGTGGGAGCAGTACATCACCGACGAAAACTACGTTGAGTTAATCCGCACCCAATCCATTCCGCTGGTGATCTCGCTGAACGGCCATTCGCTGGCCGATTACGCCGTGGATCAGCAGTCGCTGCCGACGCTGATGCGTCCGATGTCGACCAACGCCTCTATCCGCAAAGCAGAAACGGAAAATATTGAGCTGCTGAAGGTGCGCAAAGAGACGCCGGAAGAGTATCGACTGTCACGCCCTGACGGCACCCGTGAAGCGGTGATGATCTCCCTGGCCTTTCTCCTGTTCTTCTTCAGCCTGTTAGTGCCCGCCTCCCTGATGATCTGGCTGGTGCTGACCGGTGCCCTGATGATTGCGGCCAGCCTGTGGCTGCTCTATCGCATTCCCGGCGAGCGCGGCCTGCGCGATATCCACTGTCTGCGCGGTGCGCCGAAACGCTGGGGCCTGTTCAGCGAGTCGAACCAGGAGCAGAGCAACATTACCCTGGGGATTATCGACCTCGCCTATCCGCCGCACTGGCAGCCTTACGTGGCGCACGATCTCGGTCAGATCACCGATGTGGAGATCTACCTCAATCGTCAGGTAGTGCGTCAGGGCCGCTTTCTGTCACTGCAGGATGAAGTGAAAAACTTCCCGATTCAGCGCTGGCGGAAAAATGTAGTGCTGGCCTGCGGTTCACTGATGGTGCTGACCCTGCTGGTCACCTGGATCCCGCTCGGGATGCCGGTGAAGCTCAGCCTGGCCTGGGCCAGAGGCACAGACAGCCTGGAAGTCAGCAGCGTCGATAAACTCAGCGGTGTGGCGCTGAACATTGGCGACAGCCTTAAAGTCAGCGGCACCGGGATGTGTTCGGTACCGGATAACTATCAGAGCAACCGCAGTTACGCCTATATGCCCTTTGACTGCTCTGCAGTCTACTGGAACAACGCTACGCCGCTGCCGCAGCCTCAGTCGGACATTATCGACAAAGCCTCGGCGCTGCTGGATACCACGACAAAGCAGCTGCATCCGGAAACTAATACCGATCCCAAACTGAACCCGCAACTGGCCTCGGCGATTCAGAAGTCCGGGATGATCCTGCTGGACGATTTCTCCGATCTGGTGATGAAGACCCAGGACCTCTGTAATCAGCCGCAGGATTGCCTGCGCCTGAAGAATGCGCTGGTGAATCTGGGTAATGCCAAAGACTGGGAGGCGCTGATGCGCCGGGCGGACTCCGGCCAGCTCAACGGCATGAATGTGCTGCTGCGTCCGGTCAGCGCAGAAGCGCTGGAAAACCTGGTGAATACCGCCACCTCGACCTTCTTTTTCCGCGAAACCCGCCGGGCGGCAGAGAATCTTAACAGCCCGCCGCCGGGTGGCTTCCTGATCGTCAGCGACGAAGGCCGTCAGCTGGTGAATCAGCCTCAGCCAACCGTATCGCTGTTCGACCTCGATCCCCCTTCTCAGTGGCGCGAGCTGCAACGGCTCTCCGCCATGCTGCTGCACACGCCTTTCAGCGCCAGCGGCATTATCACCAGCATCTCCACCGATGCCAACGGAACACGGCATATCGCGCTGCACAACGAGCCGGATGCCATGGCGCAGTGGCGCTACCTGGGCACCGTGTTGCTGCTGCTGGTGCTGATGATCTGCGGTGTGTTCAACGGCGTGCTGGCGCTGCGTCGTATGCACCGCAACCGTCAGCGCATGATCGATATCCAGCAATATTACGATAAGTGCTTCAACCACAACCTCGGGACTTTACAGGGCGTGCGCTCGATATTCTGA
- the hslR gene encoding ribosome-associated heat shock protein Hsp15 — protein sequence MKEKSSEEVRLDKWLWAARFYKTRAIAREMIEGGKVHYNGQRSKPSKVVELNAELTLRQGNDERTVIVAEVSTQRRPASEAQLLYRETEASIEKREKVAQARKLNALTMPHPDRRPDKKERRDLMKFKLSGDE from the coding sequence ATGAAAGAGAAAAGCAGCGAAGAGGTACGCCTCGACAAATGGCTGTGGGCCGCGCGCTTCTACAAAACCCGGGCGATTGCGCGGGAGATGATTGAAGGCGGCAAAGTGCATTACAACGGTCAGCGCAGCAAACCCAGCAAAGTGGTGGAGCTGAATGCAGAGCTGACGCTGCGTCAGGGCAACGACGAACGCACGGTGATCGTGGCAGAAGTCAGCACTCAGCGCCGTCCTGCCAGCGAAGCTCAGCTGCTCTATCGGGAAACCGAGGCCAGCATCGAAAAACGCGAAAAAGTGGCGCAGGCGCGCAAGCTCAATGCGCTGACTATGCCCCATCCCGATCGGCGACCTGATAAAAAAGAGCGTCGCGATTTGATGAAATTTAAATTATCGGGTGATGAATAA